One part of the Paenibacillus silvisoli genome encodes these proteins:
- a CDS encoding ABC transporter ATP-binding protein, producing the protein MTLTQEEFVLDVRSMKKYFPIKEGFLKKTVGYVKAVDDVHIQIRPGETFGLVGESGCGKTTLGRCVLRAIEPTSGSTMFQDRQGQVKDVMKLSNQELRSIRRDMQLIFQDPYSSLNPRMTVLNIIAEPLICNGMARGEELKERVKDLMEMVGLNSRHLERYPHAFSGGQRQRIGIARALATNPKFIVCDEAVSALDVSVQAQIINLLQDLQEKLNLSYLFISHDLGVIQHISNRVGVMYVGKMVETASTQSLFRKPAHPYTEALLSAKPVPDPRKKSNRIILSGEVANPANPPSGCYFHPRCPYAKDICKSQAPDWKQIGEGHYAACHFAGELELQGAAAQ; encoded by the coding sequence ATGACGCTGACGCAAGAGGAATTTGTTCTGGACGTCCGTTCGATGAAGAAATACTTTCCCATTAAGGAAGGGTTCCTGAAGAAAACCGTCGGCTACGTCAAAGCGGTCGATGATGTCCACATCCAAATCCGGCCAGGCGAAACGTTCGGCCTGGTAGGCGAATCCGGCTGCGGCAAAACGACGCTCGGCCGCTGCGTATTGCGGGCGATCGAGCCGACCTCCGGCTCCACGATGTTTCAGGACCGGCAGGGCCAAGTCAAGGATGTCATGAAGCTGAGCAATCAGGAGCTGCGATCGATCCGCAGAGATATGCAGCTGATCTTTCAAGACCCGTACTCCTCGCTGAACCCGCGGATGACGGTGCTCAATATTATTGCCGAGCCGCTCATTTGCAACGGCATGGCCCGCGGCGAAGAGCTGAAGGAACGCGTCAAGGATTTGATGGAAATGGTCGGTTTAAACAGCCGGCATCTGGAGCGGTATCCGCATGCGTTCAGCGGCGGGCAGCGCCAGCGGATCGGCATTGCGAGAGCGTTGGCGACGAACCCGAAATTCATCGTATGCGACGAGGCGGTGTCGGCGCTCGACGTTTCCGTACAGGCGCAAATCATTAATTTGCTGCAGGATCTGCAGGAGAAGCTGAACCTCAGCTACCTGTTCATCTCGCATGACCTGGGCGTCATTCAGCACATTTCGAACCGGGTCGGCGTCATGTACGTCGGCAAAATGGTCGAGACGGCTTCCACCCAATCGTTGTTCCGGAAGCCGGCGCACCCGTACACGGAAGCGCTGCTATCCGCCAAGCCCGTGCCTGACCCGCGGAAAAAATCGAATCGCATCATCCTGTCGGGGGAAGTCGCCAATCCGGCCAATCCGCCGTCCGGCTGTTACTTCCATCCGCGCTGTCCGTATGCGAAGGACATCTGCAAATCGCAGGCGCCGGATTGGAAGCAGATCGGCGAAGGACACTATGCGGCATGCCATTTCGCGGGCGAGCTGGAGCTGCAAGGAGCTGCGGCCCAATGA
- a CDS encoding DeoR/GlpR family DNA-binding transcription regulator, with protein sequence MIVAERHQHILRIVNEKGSVRVAELSQLCRVTEETIRRDLDRLEGEGRLQRSYGGAMRVGQQTTQTHETPYLLREAVHVEEKQHIALEAAKFVEANDRIVLDASTTAWHLAAQLPDIPLTVLTNSLKVAYVLSEKKNVTVISTGGTLVPNSLSFVGPLAEQSLEEYYVDKAFISCQGAHMERGISESNELQARVKRKMIGMAAQVFLLADYSKFNTQAFMTITSWDRIDRLITDTQTPAEDVLQLRRRSIDVIQLQE encoded by the coding sequence ATGATTGTCGCGGAACGGCATCAACACATCCTTCGGATCGTGAACGAAAAAGGAAGCGTACGTGTTGCCGAGCTCAGTCAATTGTGCAGAGTAACGGAGGAAACGATTCGCCGCGACTTGGATCGGCTGGAAGGGGAAGGGAGACTGCAGCGCAGCTATGGCGGCGCGATGCGCGTCGGCCAGCAAACGACGCAAACGCATGAAACGCCTTACCTGCTTCGGGAAGCGGTTCATGTCGAGGAGAAACAGCATATCGCGCTGGAAGCGGCCAAGTTCGTCGAGGCCAACGACCGGATCGTGCTGGATGCCAGCACGACGGCATGGCATCTCGCCGCGCAGCTGCCCGACATTCCGCTCACGGTGCTGACGAATTCCTTGAAGGTTGCCTACGTGCTCAGCGAGAAGAAGAACGTAACCGTGATCAGCACCGGGGGCACGCTTGTACCGAACTCGCTTTCGTTCGTCGGGCCGCTTGCCGAGCAATCGTTGGAGGAGTATTACGTCGATAAGGCGTTCATCTCCTGCCAAGGGGCGCATATGGAGCGGGGCATCTCGGAATCCAATGAGCTGCAGGCGCGGGTAAAACGGAAAATGATCGGGATGGCGGCGCAGGTGTTTCTGCTGGCGGACTACAGCAAATTCAATACGCAAGCCTTTATGACGATCACGAGCTGGGACCGGATCGACCGTCTCATTACGGATACGCAAACGCCGGCAGAGGATGTGCTTCAGCTTCGCCGGCGCTCGATCGATGTCATCCAGCTGCAGGAATGA
- a CDS encoding acyltransferase family protein, translating to MERNAGLDMIRSAAILLVLFCHGLGFFFMQYHDFNPLNYVTGYLGVELFFVLSGFLIGRILLQDVVEKGTLSGLGTFYLRRWFRTLPLYFFTVATTYLFMTGSMDLTNLVFLQNFDEQDLSFLPISWSLSIEEWFYLLIPLPLLLAAKFRNRAAAFFSICAALLLLFPILRMMEVHGSQPLWDYGIRKQIPLRLDSLVFGVILAGMKVYHGSIYRKFLAGKASLVVAVAGLIGFSGFYVYNGIQAQTMDHSWFARTLLFSLVSFFIALLIAVAEVHIPRLGRLPKTRAFIGFISAQSYGYYLFHWNLFVWFSRENTTKSIGHSLYLLLFALVLLIGFTFVMHRYYEVPFLKLRDFITKKPKRTDSGFPLTRDA from the coding sequence ATGGAACGCAACGCCGGACTGGATATGATCCGAAGCGCCGCTATTTTGCTCGTCTTGTTCTGCCACGGTCTCGGATTCTTTTTCATGCAGTACCACGACTTTAACCCGCTCAATTACGTGACCGGCTACTTAGGCGTGGAGCTGTTCTTTGTTCTTAGCGGCTTTCTGATCGGGCGAATCCTGCTCCAAGACGTCGTGGAGAAAGGAACCTTGTCCGGGCTCGGAACCTTCTATCTCCGCCGCTGGTTTCGAACGCTGCCTCTTTACTTTTTTACCGTAGCCACAACGTACTTGTTCATGACCGGCAGCATGGATCTCACGAACCTCGTGTTTTTGCAAAACTTCGATGAGCAGGATCTATCTTTTCTGCCGATCTCATGGAGTCTGTCGATCGAGGAATGGTTCTATCTGCTAATTCCGCTTCCGCTGCTGCTGGCCGCGAAATTTCGCAACCGAGCGGCTGCGTTCTTCAGCATTTGCGCCGCGCTGCTTCTATTGTTTCCGATTCTGCGGATGATGGAAGTGCACGGCAGCCAGCCGCTGTGGGATTACGGCATTCGGAAGCAGATCCCATTGCGGCTGGACAGTCTTGTGTTCGGGGTCATTCTGGCCGGCATGAAAGTTTATCATGGCTCGATCTATCGGAAGTTTCTGGCGGGCAAGGCGTCGTTGGTCGTGGCCGTCGCCGGATTGATCGGTTTTAGCGGCTTTTACGTCTATAACGGCATTCAAGCGCAAACGATGGATCATTCCTGGTTTGCCCGGACGCTGCTGTTTAGTCTGGTATCGTTCTTTATCGCGCTGCTCATTGCGGTTGCGGAAGTGCATATTCCTAGGCTGGGGCGTCTTCCGAAAACGCGGGCGTTCATCGGGTTTATCAGCGCGCAGAGCTACGGGTATTATTTGTTTCATTGGAATCTGTTTGTCTGGTTCAGCAGGGAAAATACGACGAAGAGCATTGGCCATAGCTTGTATTTGCTCCTATTTGCCCTCGTTCTGCTGATCGGGTTCACGTTCGTCATGCATCGCTACTACGAGGTCCCGTTCTTAAAATTGCGAGACTTCATTACGAAGAAGCCGAAGCGGACGGACTCGGGGTTCCCGCTGACGCGCGACGCTTGA
- a CDS encoding ABC transporter permease yields the protein MSGLSTVINQLRQPKTRRRKKAADTPNMEVASQWQLMWWKFKKHKLAMISAVVLILMYLIAAFCEFVSPSLSSTRFTAYKNAPPQSIHFVHPETGFQLRPFVYGLKEAVDTETFRRTFSEDKTKIYPIHLFVKGEPYKMWGFIPSDIHLFGLKDKAGALILMGTDQLGHDLLSRIIYGARISLSFGLVGIILTLIIGLVLGGISGYLGGVSDTIIQRIIDFLICIPTIPLWMALSAAVPRDWSPTKMYFGLIIIFSVIGWTGLARVVRGKILSLREEDFTMAARLAGAGDMRIIRKHLLPSFASYIIVNVTLAIPAQILGETSLSFLGIGLQAPAVSWGVLLQDAQNLETLAHHAWLLWPAAFIMLTVLMFNFLGDGLRDAADPYK from the coding sequence ATGAGCGGCTTATCGACGGTCATCAATCAGCTGCGGCAGCCGAAAACGCGGAGGCGGAAAAAGGCGGCGGACACGCCGAATATGGAAGTGGCCTCGCAATGGCAGCTCATGTGGTGGAAGTTCAAGAAGCATAAGCTGGCGATGATCTCTGCCGTTGTCTTAATTCTGATGTATTTGATCGCCGCATTTTGCGAATTTGTTTCTCCCAGTCTATCGAGCACTCGCTTTACGGCTTATAAGAATGCGCCGCCGCAATCGATCCACTTCGTCCATCCGGAAACGGGTTTTCAATTGCGTCCTTTCGTTTACGGCTTGAAAGAAGCGGTCGACACGGAAACGTTCCGGCGCACCTTCAGCGAAGATAAGACGAAGATCTATCCGATCCATCTCTTCGTCAAAGGCGAGCCGTACAAGATGTGGGGCTTTATCCCTTCGGACATCCATTTGTTCGGCCTCAAGGATAAAGCGGGCGCGCTTATTCTAATGGGGACGGACCAGTTGGGGCATGATCTGTTGTCGCGGATCATTTACGGGGCGCGCATTTCCTTATCGTTCGGTCTGGTCGGCATTATTCTGACGCTCATTATCGGTCTGGTGCTCGGCGGCATTTCCGGCTACTTAGGCGGCGTGTCCGATACGATCATCCAACGGATCATCGATTTTCTCATTTGCATCCCAACCATCCCGCTCTGGATGGCGCTATCTGCGGCGGTGCCGAGGGATTGGTCGCCGACGAAAATGTATTTCGGTCTCATCATCATCTTCTCCGTCATCGGCTGGACCGGTCTCGCCCGCGTCGTGCGGGGTAAAATTTTATCGCTGCGCGAAGAGGATTTCACGATGGCGGCCCGTCTGGCGGGCGCCGGCGATATGCGTATCATCCGGAAGCATCTGCTTCCTTCCTTTGCGAGCTACATTATCGTTAACGTGACGCTTGCCATTCCCGCTCAAATTTTGGGCGAAACGTCGCTCAGCTTCTTGGGCATCGGGCTACAGGCTCCGGCCGTCTCCTGGGGCGTGCTGCTGCAGGACGCGCAAAATTTGGAAACGCTGGCTCACCATGCGTGGCTGCTTTGGCCGGCCGCCTTCATCATGCTAACCGTACTCATGTTCAATTTTCTCGGAGACGGCCTTCGGGACGCTGCGGATCCTTATAAATAG
- a CDS encoding ABC transporter ATP-binding protein, giving the protein MSRQDNVILEMKDVKVQFRLDEGLLKAVDGVDLQIKRGKTLGIVGESGCGKSVTSQALLRIVPRPGEVHGEIRLTRKKPDGSYEVVDLAKLDGKGAEIRDIRGGEIAMIFQEPMKAFSPIHTVGNQIMEAILLHATDNKEEAYRLGVEILKKVGMSNPEQRMSEYPHQLSGGMRQRAMIAIALSCNPSILIADEPTTALDVTVQAQVLQLINDLKARNETSVIFITHDLGVIAEMSDDVAVMYLGKVVEYTDVDTLFHNPKHPYTRALLNSIPSVMRANKRLDSIEGTVPFPMNLPKGCGFYSRCKLAKDGVCNVEDVPLVEVAQGHSVRCLLVDGANNGSGG; this is encoded by the coding sequence ATGTCACGGCAGGATAATGTCATTTTGGAAATGAAGGACGTCAAGGTGCAGTTCCGATTGGACGAAGGCCTCCTGAAAGCGGTGGACGGAGTCGATCTGCAGATCAAGCGAGGCAAGACGCTGGGGATCGTCGGCGAGAGCGGCTGCGGAAAAAGCGTCACCTCGCAGGCGCTGCTGCGCATCGTTCCGCGGCCGGGCGAGGTCCATGGCGAAATCCGGCTGACCCGCAAGAAGCCGGATGGGTCCTATGAGGTGGTCGATCTCGCCAAGCTTGACGGAAAGGGCGCGGAAATCCGGGATATTCGCGGCGGCGAAATCGCGATGATCTTTCAAGAGCCGATGAAGGCATTCTCGCCGATTCACACGGTCGGCAACCAGATCATGGAGGCCATTCTTCTGCATGCGACGGACAATAAGGAAGAAGCGTACCGGCTTGGCGTCGAGATTTTGAAGAAGGTCGGCATGTCCAATCCGGAGCAGCGGATGAGCGAGTATCCGCACCAGCTGTCCGGCGGCATGCGCCAGCGGGCGATGATCGCGATTGCGCTTTCCTGCAACCCGTCGATCCTCATCGCCGACGAACCGACGACGGCGCTTGACGTGACGGTGCAGGCGCAGGTGCTGCAGCTCATCAACGATCTGAAAGCGCGCAACGAGACGTCCGTTATTTTCATCACGCACGATCTTGGCGTCATCGCGGAGATGTCGGACGATGTGGCGGTCATGTATCTCGGGAAGGTCGTCGAATATACGGATGTCGATACGCTGTTCCATAATCCGAAGCATCCCTATACCAGGGCGCTGCTCAATTCCATTCCATCGGTGATGCGGGCGAACAAGCGGCTGGATTCGATCGAAGGCACGGTGCCGTTTCCGATGAACCTGCCGAAGGGCTGCGGCTTTTACTCGCGCTGCAAGCTGGCGAAGGATGGCGTTTGCAATGTAGAGGACGTGCCTCTGGTCGAAGTGGCACAAGGACATTCCGTTCGCTGTCTGCTGGTGGACGGGGCCAATAATGGAAGCGGAGGTTGA
- a CDS encoding ABC transporter substrate-binding protein has product MKVRILATALVTALIFTTALTGCYDNSNSNKNSNTANSGNAANSQSSNDANEPASTNASTNNTSNNASENTPANAAGDGAISEFHQSPYLNDKNLPDVKDRLPADYKITNEMAEGQLQYEIGNFGGTLRTVTSVPNWDADVFVMDNEPLLNTPSILGEKLTGNVLKDYLLSDDQKSISFQMRQGLKWSDGEPVTTEDIRFTVEDVLMNQELTPIFPLYLRSGGVAEGAPLQLEIIDDYNFKLNFDRPYGGLLIRLAIQGWRGYTELLKPAHYLKQFHTKYVKLDQLESAIKDAGFKKGEWVNLFNFKDITNWKLNHSEAVGFPVLYPWVITKATQSMTTYERNPYYFKVDTAGNQLPYIDKIESTLVNDIEMVSLKTIAGEVDFSRESAALVKMPLYKENEKNGYKAMLNNMHVTPTDIFLNLTYEKDPNWQKVVQDVRFRQALNMAINRQELIDTIYYGFAQPGSIEDPTFDLDGANQLLDDMGMKKNDKGQRLGPDGKVFTIPFEIGAQAPDIVPYTQLIVEMWKALGLNVTMKTIDQTLWGQRNTANDLQATVIWTHTPLWYMGDWGQGLWAPLWDQWHASSGKNGKEPPEDVKKLYATIDAALATDPEDAKRMIEDVKQQMKNNVFYFVPLSEVKQPIIVNEKLGNIPGDSSFAIATDFSGEQFFFKK; this is encoded by the coding sequence ATGAAGGTAAGAATCTTGGCGACAGCTCTTGTAACCGCTCTCATTTTTACCACCGCTCTAACCGGGTGCTATGACAATTCGAATTCCAACAAGAATTCGAATACGGCGAACTCCGGGAACGCGGCCAATTCGCAAAGCTCGAATGACGCAAACGAGCCGGCATCGACCAACGCGTCAACCAACAACACGTCGAACAACGCGTCCGAGAATACCCCGGCGAACGCGGCTGGCGATGGTGCGATTTCGGAGTTCCATCAATCCCCGTACTTGAACGACAAGAACCTGCCTGACGTGAAGGACCGCCTGCCTGCCGACTACAAGATTACGAACGAAATGGCGGAGGGCCAATTGCAGTATGAAATCGGCAATTTCGGCGGAACGTTGAGAACGGTTACATCGGTGCCGAACTGGGATGCGGACGTATTCGTCATGGATAACGAGCCGCTGCTGAACACGCCGAGCATCCTCGGCGAGAAGCTGACAGGCAACGTGCTGAAGGATTACTTGCTCAGCGACGATCAAAAGTCGATTTCGTTCCAAATGCGCCAAGGCTTGAAATGGTCGGACGGCGAGCCTGTGACGACGGAGGATATCCGGTTCACGGTTGAGGATGTGCTGATGAACCAGGAGCTTACCCCGATCTTCCCGCTCTACCTGCGTTCCGGCGGCGTCGCCGAAGGCGCTCCGTTGCAGCTGGAAATCATCGACGATTACAACTTCAAGCTGAACTTCGATCGTCCGTACGGCGGTCTCCTGATTCGCTTGGCGATTCAAGGCTGGCGCGGCTACACGGAGCTGCTCAAGCCCGCGCACTATCTGAAGCAGTTCCATACGAAGTATGTAAAGCTCGACCAGCTGGAGTCCGCGATCAAAGATGCCGGCTTCAAGAAAGGCGAATGGGTCAACCTGTTCAACTTCAAAGATATTACGAACTGGAAATTGAACCATTCCGAAGCGGTCGGCTTCCCGGTTCTGTATCCGTGGGTCATTACGAAAGCGACGCAGAGCATGACGACGTATGAACGCAACCCGTATTACTTCAAGGTCGATACGGCGGGCAACCAATTGCCTTACATCGATAAAATCGAAAGCACGCTGGTTAACGATATCGAAATGGTCAGCTTGAAGACGATTGCCGGCGAGGTCGACTTCTCCCGCGAATCGGCAGCGCTCGTGAAGATGCCGCTGTACAAGGAAAACGAGAAGAACGGCTACAAAGCGATGCTCAACAATATGCACGTCACGCCGACCGATATTTTCCTCAACCTGACGTATGAGAAAGATCCGAACTGGCAGAAGGTCGTCCAAGATGTCCGTTTCCGCCAAGCGCTGAACATGGCGATCAACCGCCAAGAACTGATCGATACGATTTACTACGGCTTCGCTCAGCCGGGAAGCATCGAGGATCCGACGTTCGATTTGGACGGCGCCAATCAGCTGCTCGATGACATGGGCATGAAGAAAAACGATAAGGGCCAGCGCTTAGGTCCTGACGGCAAAGTGTTTACGATTCCGTTCGAGATCGGCGCCCAAGCGCCGGATATCGTACCGTATACGCAGCTCATCGTTGAAATGTGGAAAGCGCTCGGTCTGAACGTCACGATGAAAACGATCGACCAAACGCTGTGGGGTCAACGCAACACGGCGAACGACCTTCAGGCGACGGTCATCTGGACGCACACGCCGCTCTGGTACATGGGCGACTGGGGACAAGGCCTGTGGGCTCCGCTGTGGGATCAATGGCACGCCAGCTCGGGCAAGAACGGCAAAGAGCCGCCGGAAGACGTCAAGAAGCTGTACGCGACGATCGATGCTGCGCTCGCGACGGATCCGGAAGATGCGAAACGGATGATCGAAGATGTGAAGCAGCAAATGAAAAACAACGTGTTCTATTTCGTACCGCTAAGCGAAGTGAAGCAGCCGATTATCGTGAACGAAAAGCTGGGCAACATTCCTGGCGACAGCAGCTTTGCCATCGCAACCGACTTCTCCGGCGAGCAATTCTTCTTTAAGAAATAA
- a CDS encoding ABC transporter permease produces the protein MINFISYRLLQLIPLLIAISIIVFVIIQLPPGDFLTNYIQQLKLSGNDVSESAILNLKQEYGLDKSLIVQYVYWIKDMVLHGNMGRSFQYNMPVADVIWPRLGLTVTISLISLIFVWLISIPIGIYSATHQYSVLDYVFTFIGFIGVAVPGFLMALVLVYFIFMETGVSITGLFSQAYVDAPWSMAKIMDMLPRLVLPVIVIGMASAASLIRVTRGMLLDELSKQYVITARAKGVSEGKLLFKYPVRMAINPLISTIGWTLPALISGEVIVSIVLNLQTTGPMLLKALMTQDMYLCGSFILVTSVITVLGTLLSDILLAAIDPRIRFGGVGE, from the coding sequence ATGATAAATTTCATTTCCTATCGATTATTGCAGCTCATTCCGCTGTTGATCGCCATAAGCATTATCGTATTCGTCATTATCCAGCTTCCTCCGGGCGACTTCCTAACCAACTACATCCAACAATTGAAGCTGTCCGGCAACGACGTTTCGGAGAGCGCCATTCTTAACTTAAAGCAGGAGTACGGGCTGGATAAATCGCTTATCGTGCAATATGTATATTGGATCAAAGACATGGTGCTGCATGGCAATATGGGCCGTTCCTTCCAATACAATATGCCGGTGGCGGACGTCATCTGGCCGCGGCTCGGTTTGACGGTGACCATTTCGCTCATTTCGCTCATCTTCGTGTGGCTCATCTCGATTCCGATCGGCATCTACTCGGCTACGCATCAATATTCCGTGCTCGATTACGTGTTTACCTTCATCGGCTTTATCGGCGTTGCGGTTCCGGGCTTTCTAATGGCGCTCGTACTCGTCTATTTCATCTTCATGGAAACCGGCGTATCGATAACGGGACTGTTCTCGCAGGCTTACGTCGATGCGCCATGGAGCATGGCCAAGATCATGGACATGCTGCCGCGGCTTGTATTGCCCGTGATCGTCATCGGCATGGCATCGGCCGCGTCGCTGATCCGCGTAACGCGGGGCATGCTGCTTGACGAATTATCGAAGCAATACGTCATTACCGCAAGAGCGAAGGGCGTGTCGGAGGGCAAGCTCCTCTTCAAATACCCGGTACGGATGGCCATCAACCCGCTCATCAGTACGATCGGCTGGACGCTGCCGGCGCTCATATCCGGCGAGGTCATCGTATCCATCGTGCTTAACCTGCAGACGACGGGGCCGATGCTTCTTAAAGCGCTCATGACGCAGGATATGTATTTGTGCGGCAGCTTTATTTTGGTGACCAGCGTCATTACGGTGCTCGGCACGCTGCTCTCGGATATTTTGCTGGCGGCGATCGATCCGCGGATCCGATTCGGAGGTGTTGGGGAATGA
- a CDS encoding response regulator — protein MKALIVDDERHVREAIRLLVPWQRFGIETVLEADDGSTGIALIRSERPALVFTDMMMPVMGGEQLMAWMAEHAPESKIIVISGHDTFDFVRTAVKYGGMDYILKPIDAEQLTSAVERAVGSWRSEDASRQRARGQDIELNQLKPLYTEQLFAALLKGTGSAQEFSTAMVPHGMRLAASDAAGAGAADNLGGPAGTAATASLPQIRVAVLELTSAPPAIADKFGSSGRDLFAYAVANIVNEMLRERQAGHAFRHHAGAEQEIVLLFWDGAIDVAALLVEFNDALFAALKARLAIGVGGFAAFPAGLAASYRQARSALMQRNLRAAGKCIHSFDAGAASANAEPALFFSTYEERVRFAVQNGNPDGIRKALQPWFDALDQRSRVTPENLLLWRREFQLAASIWESSAKVEAPYAGDGNGSGHVPIDAGGAFDYMAWKEAFVREACEIANRLHAGTERNSTSTIRDIASHIEKYAHEDLTLQSISDRFHLSREYISRKFKQDLGQNVSDFITECRINRAKILLASAQLRITQIAEMAGFQDEKYFSKVFKKCTDCTPSEFRKRQYGME, from the coding sequence ATGAAAGCACTTATTGTAGATGATGAACGGCATGTTCGCGAAGCGATTCGGCTGTTAGTGCCATGGCAGCGGTTCGGGATCGAAACGGTGCTGGAGGCGGATGACGGCTCGACCGGCATCGCGTTGATCCGGTCGGAGCGGCCGGCGCTCGTGTTTACCGATATGATGATGCCCGTGATGGGCGGGGAGCAATTGATGGCTTGGATGGCGGAGCACGCGCCGGAGAGCAAAATCATCGTGATCAGCGGTCACGATACGTTCGATTTTGTCCGGACGGCGGTGAAATACGGGGGCATGGATTATATCCTGAAGCCGATCGACGCGGAGCAGCTGACCAGCGCCGTGGAACGGGCGGTCGGCAGCTGGCGCAGCGAGGATGCCAGCCGCCAGCGCGCCCGCGGGCAGGATATCGAGCTGAACCAGCTGAAGCCGCTGTACACGGAGCAGCTATTCGCCGCGCTGCTCAAGGGAACCGGCTCGGCGCAGGAGTTTAGTACGGCGATGGTGCCGCATGGAATGCGGCTGGCCGCATCGGACGCGGCTGGCGCGGGCGCTGCCGATAACCTTGGCGGCCCAGCCGGTACCGCCGCCACCGCTTCGCTGCCGCAAATTCGCGTCGCCGTCTTGGAGCTGACCTCCGCCCCTCCGGCGATCGCGGACAAATTCGGCTCCTCGGGGCGGGATCTCTTCGCCTATGCCGTAGCGAACATCGTGAACGAGATGCTGCGCGAGCGGCAGGCCGGTCACGCGTTCAGGCATCATGCCGGCGCCGAGCAGGAGATCGTCCTGCTCTTCTGGGACGGGGCCATCGACGTTGCCGCGCTGCTCGTCGAGTTCAACGACGCCCTATTCGCCGCCTTGAAGGCGCGGCTTGCGATTGGGGTCGGCGGCTTCGCCGCATTCCCGGCCGGACTCGCCGCCTCCTACCGGCAAGCCCGCTCTGCGCTGATGCAGCGAAACCTGCGCGCCGCGGGCAAATGCATCCACAGCTTCGACGCCGGAGCCGCGTCGGCCAACGCGGAGCCTGCCCTGTTCTTCAGCACCTATGAAGAACGGGTGCGCTTCGCGGTACAGAACGGCAATCCGGACGGCATCCGCAAAGCGCTGCAGCCGTGGTTCGACGCGCTCGACCAGCGAAGCCGGGTCACGCCGGAAAACCTGCTGCTCTGGCGGCGCGAATTCCAGCTTGCGGCATCGATCTGGGAAAGCAGCGCCAAGGTCGAGGCGCCTTACGCCGGCGACGGAAACGGCAGCGGCCATGTCCCGATCGACGCCGGCGGCGCCTTCGATTACATGGCCTGGAAGGAAGCATTCGTCCGCGAAGCGTGCGAAATCGCAAACCGGCTTCATGCGGGCACCGAGCGTAACAGCACAAGCACCATTCGCGACATCGCGAGCCATATCGAAAAATACGCCCACGAGGATCTGACGCTGCAAAGCATTTCGGACCGATTCCACCTGAGCCGCGAATACATTTCGCGTAAGTTCAAGCAAGATCTCGGCCAGAACGTCTCGGATTTCATTACCGAGTGCCGGATCAACCGCGCGAAAATCCTTCTCGCCAGCGCCCAGCTGAGAATTACGCAAATCGCCGAAATGGCGGGCTTTCAGGACGAGAAATATTTTAGCAAGGTATTCAAGAAATGCACCGACTGCACGCCGAGCGAGTTCCGCAAACGGCAGTACGGGATGGAGTAA